Part of the Synechococcus sp. HK01-R genome is shown below.
AATCTCTCAGCCTCCCCCTTCGGTCGTCACAAAACGAGCAAGCGTCAACAGCTAGCGGGGCAGGCAGCTCAACGGCTGCACTGTCCGGTGATTTATGTGAACCAGGTAGGCGGCAACGATGAACTGGTGTTTGACGGAGCCAGTTTCGTAGCGGTCCCAGCGCCGGAGCCCAGCGCGCCCGCCTTGCAACTGCCCAGTTGCAGGGAAGCGGTGCAGATCTGGGCAACGGACCAGCAGCTTGAGCGGAGGACGGCCCTGATCACTCCTTCAGAACAGAACGAGCTCGAGCCCCTCTTCCGTGCCCTGGTGCTGGGCGTGAAGGATTACGCCCGCAAATGCGGCTTCCAGCAAGCCTTACTTGGCCTTAGTGGCGGCATCGATTCGGCCTTGGTGGCGGTGATCGCCTGTGCAGCCCTTGGCGGCGAGCAGGTGCAGGGCCTGCTGATGCCGTCCCCCTGGAGCTCCAAGGGGTCGATCGACGATGCCCAAACGCTGGCAGAACACCTTGGGCTCCGCACGCAAATCGCCCCGATCCAATCCCTCATGGATGGCTTTGCCACCACTCTCGAACCGGTGTTAGGGGGTCGACCGACCGATGTGACGGCAGAAAACCTGCAATCCCGCATCCGCGGAACCTTGCTGATGGCCATGGCCAATCAGCAGGGGCAGCTGCTGCTCTCCACGGGCAACAAATCGGAACTGGCCGTGGGCTACTGCACCCTCTACGGCGACATGAACGGCGGTTTGGCGGTGATCGGCGATCTCTATAAATCGAGTGTGTTTGCGCTCTGCGCCTGGCTTGACAGCGATGCCAGCCAGGCCTGCCGCCGCGACCTGGGGCTTCCCAGCGCAGGGGAGCTAGTGGGACGGGCGATCAGGGAGAAACCCCCCAGCGCCGAGCTCAGGCCCGACCAGAAAGACAGTGATTCGTTGCCGGATTACGCCGTGCTGGATCCGCTGCTGCGGGACATGATCGAAGAACGCTGCAGCCGCGAAGCCCTGCTGGCTAGGGGCCATGCCACCGGCGATGTGGATCGTGTGCAACGGCTGTTCCAGCGAGCGGAGTTCAAACGCCGTCAGGCGCCGCCCCTTCTGAAAGTGAGCGGTCAGGCATTCGGAACCGGTTGGCGGCTGCCGATCGCGGCCGTCTGAGCCAGATTGAGGAGAGATTCCGGCAGCCATGGCCCACTCCGTTCTCTCCGCCCCGATGGCGAGCATCGGGGTGCCAACCGAGATCAAGTCGGATGAGCAACGGGTCGCCCTGACCCCAGACGGTGCGCGGGAGCTGGTGATGCAGGGCCTTGAAGTGCGTGTGCAAAGCGGAGCAGGGGCTGGCGCCGGCATCAGCGATGACGCCTTTGCTGCCGCGGGTGCCCGGGTGGTGGACCGTGAGGAGGCCTGGGCCGCCCACCTGGTGGTGAAAGTGAAGGAACCGCAGGAGGAGGAATTCCCATTCCTGCGCGATGACATGGTGCTGTTCACCTACCTGCATCTGGCCGCCTACCCAAAGGTGGGTCAGGCGCTCCTCGATGCAGGCACCACCGGCGTGGCCTACGAAACCGTGCAGCTGGAGAACGGCAGCCTGCCGCTGTTGGCACCGATGAGCGAGATCGCCGGTCGGCTCGCAGCCCAGGTAGGTGCCCGGCTTCTGGAACGACCGAACGGTGGCCGTGGCGTACTGATCGGGGGCTGCACCGGGGTTCGTCCAGCACGGGTGGTGGTGCTCGGCGCCGGCACGGTGGGCTGGAATGCAGCGCGGCTTGCGGCGGCGATGGATGCAGAGGTGATGCTGCTGGATCGCTCCCCAGAACGGCTGCGCAGCCTGGAAGCCGACCGGCGCGGACGCCTGATGAGCGTGGTGAGCAGCCGGGGATTACTGGAGCGACTGGTGCCAACCGCAGACCTGCTGATTGGTGCCGTGCTCACACCAGGGGGCCGAGCACCGACCCTGGTGGACGAAGGCATGGTGCAGCAGATGAAACCGGGGTCAGTGATCGTGGATGTGGCGATCGACCAAGGGGGCTGCGTCGGGACCAGCCGGGAGACCACCCACACCGACCCAACCGTGACGATCCATGGGGTGCAGCACTACGCCGTGGGCAACATGCCTGGGGCCGTGCCTTTCACCTCCACCGAGGCCCTGGTCAGCGTGACACTGCCTTACATCCTCGGCATCGCTGGCCGCGGACTGGAGGAAGCCGTCACGGAGCGGCCCGAATTGCTTTCAGGCTTAAACACCGTGCAAGGCGCGGTCTGCCATCCCGGAGTCGCCAAAGCCCTGGGAGTGCCACCTCGCCACCCAATGGCCTGCCTGCGCTGACACGGGAACGGGACGACTTCGTTACGCCAGCGTACCGCCGGAATCCAAGATCAGTGGCTTGATGTAGAGCCACTCACCGCCGAGCTGCCTGTCTCTCCGCTGAAACAGGGAGGTTTCTTCCAGCACGCCCCGATGCCCTCCGACCTGGAAGCTGGCCTTGAACTGCACGGTCCCCTCCAGATCAGCGGAGCCTCCACGCTCCACTGCGATGATTTCGAGCCCTAGCCAACGGGTCTGGCGGCAGCTTTCGCGCAGATCCTTGCGGCGCTTTGCGAGGGGTTCCCCAGGGATGGGAT
Proteins encoded:
- a CDS encoding NAD+ synthase, coding for MRIALAQINPLVGDLAGNARRILRACQDAHRAGADLVVTPELALWGYPARDLLLKRSRVSAQSREMDWLSGELAALAPHLGVLVGLVEPASDQQQPRLLNAVALIRGGHWRVVGRKQLLPSYDVFDETRYFRAAEGPSVLDFPTEERTWRLGLTICEDLWVDGSLHGERLRGPDPIAALAEQDVDLLLNLSASPFGRHKTSKRQQLAGQAAQRLHCPVIYVNQVGGNDELVFDGASFVAVPAPEPSAPALQLPSCREAVQIWATDQQLERRTALITPSEQNELEPLFRALVLGVKDYARKCGFQQALLGLSGGIDSALVAVIACAALGGEQVQGLLMPSPWSSKGSIDDAQTLAEHLGLRTQIAPIQSLMDGFATTLEPVLGGRPTDVTAENLQSRIRGTLLMAMANQQGQLLLSTGNKSELAVGYCTLYGDMNGGLAVIGDLYKSSVFALCAWLDSDASQACRRDLGLPSAGELVGRAIREKPPSAELRPDQKDSDSLPDYAVLDPLLRDMIEERCSREALLARGHATGDVDRVQRLFQRAEFKRRQAPPLLKVSGQAFGTGWRLPIAAV
- a CDS encoding YchJ family protein; this encodes MAAGFGFAAATGSRLCPCGSGLAFVACCRPLHRGEQQAQTAEQLMRSRYAAYACGVFDYLIQTHPIPGEPLAKRRKDLRESCRQTRWLGLEIIAVERGGSADLEGTVQFKASFQVGGHRGVLEETSLFQRRDRQLGGEWLYIKPLILDSGGTLA
- the ald gene encoding alanine dehydrogenase, with protein sequence MAHSVLSAPMASIGVPTEIKSDEQRVALTPDGARELVMQGLEVRVQSGAGAGAGISDDAFAAAGARVVDREEAWAAHLVVKVKEPQEEEFPFLRDDMVLFTYLHLAAYPKVGQALLDAGTTGVAYETVQLENGSLPLLAPMSEIAGRLAAQVGARLLERPNGGRGVLIGGCTGVRPARVVVLGAGTVGWNAARLAAAMDAEVMLLDRSPERLRSLEADRRGRLMSVVSSRGLLERLVPTADLLIGAVLTPGGRAPTLVDEGMVQQMKPGSVIVDVAIDQGGCVGTSRETTHTDPTVTIHGVQHYAVGNMPGAVPFTSTEALVSVTLPYILGIAGRGLEEAVTERPELLSGLNTVQGAVCHPGVAKALGVPPRHPMACLR